The Nocardia arthritidis genome has a window encoding:
- a CDS encoding SRPBCC family protein: MKSISRTGGEIPASRDEVWAVVSDPARNTEWVPWHDRWLREPAAPVTRGRGILEQVTVFGSTHTIEWTVTDWTPPQAIRLAAVGQHGLSMVFVTRVDPVDESRCAVTFELALDGPVLEQVPIDAIESAVGAEFETALAQLEKLMS, from the coding sequence ATGAAATCGATCAGCAGGACCGGCGGTGAAATACCGGCGTCCCGGGACGAGGTCTGGGCGGTGGTCTCCGATCCGGCCCGGAATACGGAGTGGGTGCCCTGGCACGACCGGTGGCTGCGGGAGCCGGCCGCCCCCGTGACGCGCGGTCGCGGCATCCTCGAACAGGTGACGGTGTTCGGTTCGACCCACACCATCGAATGGACGGTCACCGACTGGACGCCGCCGCAGGCGATCCGGCTGGCCGCGGTCGGCCAGCACGGTCTGTCGATGGTGTTCGTCACCCGGGTCGATCCGGTCGACGAGAGCCGGTGCGCAGTGACATTCGAGTTGGCGCTCGACGGGCCGGTCCTAGAACAGGTGCCCATCGACGCCATCGAATCCGCGGTGGGCGCCGAGTTCGAAACGGCATTGGCGCAGCTCGAGAAGCTCATGAGCTGA
- a CDS encoding NADPH-dependent F420 reductase, translating into MSPTLGLIGSGMIGAAVARLAVTADLDVILSNSRTPETLADLVAELGGRATAATPSEAAEADLVVVAIPLHAYDRLPVAALAGKTVLDTTNYYPERDWHMPELDSAELTSSALLQRRLAKSRVVKAFNTITPHQLSALARSADAPDRSALPIAGDDAQAKAAATQLLDLLGYDAVDTGTLADSWRIEPNTSAYIRPYLGDMPAMDVGEFLRWTRRIDGIPVPATQLRKLVDTATRLAAGEARLPSAENG; encoded by the coding sequence GTGTCACCGACACTCGGACTGATCGGCAGCGGAATGATCGGCGCAGCGGTAGCCCGCCTCGCGGTAACCGCCGACCTCGACGTCATCCTGAGCAACTCGCGCACACCGGAAACACTCGCCGATCTCGTCGCCGAACTCGGTGGGCGAGCCACCGCGGCAACGCCTTCCGAGGCGGCCGAGGCGGATCTGGTGGTGGTCGCGATTCCATTGCATGCCTACGACCGGCTCCCGGTCGCGGCCTTGGCCGGGAAGACGGTGCTGGACACGACGAACTACTATCCCGAAAGGGACTGGCATATGCCCGAATTGGATTCCGCCGAGCTCACTTCCAGCGCGCTGCTCCAGCGGCGCCTCGCGAAATCCCGAGTGGTCAAGGCGTTCAACACGATTACCCCGCACCAGTTGAGCGCACTCGCCCGCTCCGCCGACGCGCCGGATCGCAGCGCCCTGCCGATCGCCGGGGACGACGCGCAGGCCAAAGCGGCGGCGACCCAGCTCTTGGACCTCCTCGGCTACGACGCGGTGGATACCGGAACACTCGCCGACAGTTGGCGCATCGAACCGAATACCTCGGCCTACATTCGCCCCTACCTCGGCGACATGCCCGCCATGGATGTCGGCGAATTTCTCCGCTGGACCCGGCGAATCGACGGAATCCCCGTTCCCGCAACACAACTGCGAAAGCTCGTGGACACCGCGACCCGCCTGGCGGCGGGCGAGGCCCGGCTCCCGAGCGCCGAGAACGGATAG
- a CDS encoding helix-turn-helix domain-containing protein produces MDERAELSEFLKSRRARLRPADVGLRDYGRTRRVAGLRREELARLAGVSIAHYTRLEQGRGEGISDEVLDAVGAALDLDRDERSYLHQLARRPRPCAEDTFEPDMPTGLRHLLAAFPRTPALVIGRHTDIIGWNPLAVAVFGDFAAMPHGRRTLSHLLFTRPSARELYGTDWPRVAYEHVAHLHVLLGRYRGNPGLAAHVDEMRELSADFDRMWPNHPVAQVRSRAYLLRHPIVGELTLRRELISLPDAPACCGLELFAAEPGSASERALRELANR; encoded by the coding sequence GTGGATGAGCGGGCGGAGCTGAGCGAATTCCTGAAATCACGCCGGGCTCGCCTGCGCCCGGCGGATGTCGGACTGCGCGATTACGGGCGGACGCGCCGGGTCGCGGGCCTGCGCAGGGAGGAATTGGCCCGGCTGGCCGGAGTCAGCATCGCCCACTACACGCGTCTGGAACAGGGTAGGGGAGAAGGTATTTCGGACGAGGTGCTCGACGCCGTCGGCGCGGCGCTCGACCTCGACCGGGACGAGCGGTCGTACCTGCACCAACTGGCCCGGCGACCGCGGCCGTGCGCAGAGGACACGTTCGAGCCGGATATGCCTACCGGACTGCGTCACTTGCTGGCGGCGTTTCCGAGGACGCCGGCGCTGGTGATCGGCAGACACACCGACATCATCGGCTGGAATCCGCTGGCCGTGGCGGTATTCGGTGACTTCGCCGCCATGCCGCACGGCCGCCGCACCCTCTCGCATCTGCTGTTCACCCGGCCGTCCGCGCGCGAACTGTACGGAACCGATTGGCCGCGTGTGGCATACGAGCACGTCGCGCATCTGCACGTGCTGCTCGGGCGCTATCGCGGGAATCCTGGACTCGCGGCGCACGTCGACGAAATGCGGGAGCTGAGCGCGGATTTCGACCGGATGTGGCCGAATCATCCTGTCGCACAGGTCAGATCGCGGGCCTACCTGCTGCGCCACCCGATCGTCGGCGAGCTGACCCTGCGACGCGAGCTCATCTCCCTACCCGACGCACCGGCCTGCTGCGGCCTCGAACTGTTCGCCGCCGAACCCGGTTCGGCATCGGAGCGGGCGCTGCGCGAGCTGGCGAATCGTTAG
- a CDS encoding serine hydrolase domain-containing protein — MNNPLDPAGLKAALENVHRAGMPGIFAEVRAGDQIWRDAAGVADIATGRPVTADMRHRVGSITKTFTAAAVLRQVDSGEIGLDTPIGHYLPRLVPGERGAAITVRMLINHTSGLPDYLQYAYPSFKGFPAAADTRPDSMEANRFTRFQRTDLIEMGVAAPAAGTPGATPGVYSNTNYLLLCELLERVTGTTAEKYITQDVIERAGLPDTELPDGPYVNGPHSLLYESWFGMIEPPSDFSVFDMSFVGPSASLISTVADLNRFFALLLGGEIISRSSLAQMQRTVPVISFEQKLIEYGLGLHRVEVPGHGTFWGHDGSVWGGGAISMTRADGHRQMSVAVNLQRWNRLGPNGIPQPHPIDEPLAALRLLAMCG, encoded by the coding sequence GTGAACAACCCGCTCGATCCCGCCGGGCTGAAAGCCGCGCTGGAGAACGTCCACCGTGCGGGAATGCCCGGAATATTCGCCGAAGTGCGCGCGGGCGATCAGATCTGGCGCGACGCCGCCGGTGTCGCCGATATCGCCACCGGCCGCCCGGTCACCGCCGATATGCGCCACCGCGTCGGCAGCATCACCAAAACCTTCACCGCCGCAGCGGTTTTGCGGCAGGTCGACAGCGGGGAGATCGGGCTCGATACGCCGATCGGCCACTACCTGCCTCGGCTCGTTCCCGGCGAACGCGGCGCGGCGATCACGGTGCGGATGTTGATCAACCACACCAGCGGCCTCCCCGACTACCTCCAATATGCCTACCCGTCCTTCAAAGGGTTTCCCGCAGCTGCCGATACGCGACCCGACAGCATGGAAGCCAACCGGTTCACCAGATTTCAGCGGACCGACCTGATCGAAATGGGAGTCGCCGCGCCGGCCGCCGGTACGCCCGGCGCTACACCCGGGGTGTATTCCAACACGAATTACCTTCTCCTGTGCGAACTCCTGGAGCGAGTAACCGGTACAACGGCGGAAAAATACATCACCCAGGACGTCATCGAGCGCGCGGGACTCCCGGATACCGAACTTCCGGACGGACCATACGTGAACGGCCCGCACTCACTGCTGTACGAGTCGTGGTTCGGCATGATCGAACCCCCGTCCGATTTCAGCGTTTTCGACATGTCCTTCGTCGGCCCCTCGGCTTCACTGATCTCGACCGTCGCCGACCTCAACCGCTTCTTCGCCCTGCTGCTCGGCGGCGAAATAATCAGCAGGTCGTCCTTGGCGCAGATGCAGCGCACCGTGCCGGTCATCTCCTTCGAACAGAAATTGATCGAATACGGCCTCGGCCTACACAGGGTCGAGGTACCCGGCCACGGCACCTTCTGGGGACATGACGGCTCGGTCTGGGGCGGCGGCGCGATCTCCATGACCCGCGCCGACGGCCACCGGCAAATGTCCGTCGCGGTGAACTTGCAGCGCTGGAACCGCCTCGGCCCCAACGGAATACCCCAACCACACCCCATCGACGAACCGCTTGCGGCGCTACGCCTGCTGGCGATGTGCGGGTAG
- a CDS encoding ESX secretion-associated protein EspG, with product MSSLRTAWKFSDMEFFVLWEDQRAGFLPRPLTFASRTEWFDELLEDKAKARDALYARDDPEIKSVLAALQRPELRIELNAWDDRDRVRAGARIRLYGVRLDYRCYLVTQLPGETYRHSSGFVISEGDAHELAAAVVAALPDCPAGRDAEVVLSTMDTAGEIDYRFGRSQVRASFDDTVRERSKRFLSTPAERLGTIEIIQTHSLFGPRGMTRHRLELRDLEGDGRYLVEGEHPPIAVAADRKRMVAMIDSRIEEVMAVIDDERR from the coding sequence TTGAGTTCTTTGCGGACCGCGTGGAAATTCTCCGATATGGAATTCTTCGTGCTATGGGAGGATCAGCGCGCCGGATTCCTGCCCAGGCCGTTGACCTTCGCCAGCCGCACCGAATGGTTCGACGAACTCCTCGAGGACAAGGCCAAGGCTCGCGACGCGCTGTATGCCCGCGACGACCCGGAGATAAAGTCCGTACTCGCCGCGCTGCAGCGACCGGAACTGCGGATCGAACTGAACGCCTGGGACGATCGCGACCGGGTGCGGGCCGGAGCGCGCATCCGGCTCTACGGCGTCCGGCTCGACTACCGGTGCTATCTGGTCACCCAGCTGCCGGGCGAAACCTACCGGCACAGCAGCGGTTTCGTGATCAGCGAGGGTGATGCGCACGAGTTGGCCGCCGCGGTGGTCGCCGCGCTGCCCGACTGTCCGGCGGGACGCGATGCCGAGGTGGTGCTGTCCACCATGGACACCGCCGGGGAGATCGACTACCGGTTCGGCCGCTCACAGGTGCGCGCATCCTTCGACGACACAGTTCGGGAACGCTCGAAACGATTTCTGAGCACCCCGGCCGAGCGGCTCGGAACCATCGAAATCATCCAGACCCATTCGCTTTTCGGTCCGCGCGGGATGACAAGGCACCGGCTGGAGCTGCGCGATCTGGAGGGCGACGGCCGCTACCTCGTCGAGGGGGAACATCCGCCGATCGCCGTCGCAGCGGACCGCAAGCGGATGGTCGCCATGATCGACAGCAGGATCGAGGAGGTGATGGCGGTCATCGACGACGAGCGACGATGA
- the nagA gene encoding N-acetylglucosamine-6-phosphate deacetylase: protein MTLISAGTAVLDGRICRPGWIEVVDNRIHACGAGTPSRAADIELPDGVVVPGFVDMHVHGGGGASYSAGTVADIRATARFHLRHGTTTTMASLVTAAPDELLGAVARLADEVDAGTAAGIHLEGPWLNPARRGAHAQRQLRDPDLAEIDALLRAGRGAIRMVTIAPELPGALAAIERLVAANVVVAVGHTDATYEQTKAAIDAGASVGTHLFNAMRPLGHREPGPTLALLENPGVTVELIADGVHLHPSLPAHLVRSIGAERIALVTDAMAAAGAADGEYRLGPVEVTVACGVAHVTGTSTIAGSTATMHQLFRTAARTAGPDPDAALVAAVRMTAATPAAALGLTEVGQLRPGLRADLVLLNRELDLVGVMRRGILEAV, encoded by the coding sequence GTGACGCTGATCAGCGCGGGCACCGCGGTGCTCGACGGTCGGATCTGCCGACCCGGTTGGATCGAGGTGGTGGACAACAGGATCCACGCGTGCGGCGCCGGAACACCTTCCCGCGCGGCGGATATCGAGCTGCCCGATGGCGTTGTCGTGCCCGGATTCGTCGATATGCACGTGCACGGCGGTGGCGGTGCGTCCTATTCGGCGGGCACCGTCGCGGACATCCGCGCCACGGCCCGATTCCATCTGCGGCACGGCACCACGACGACCATGGCCAGCCTGGTGACCGCCGCGCCGGACGAATTGCTCGGTGCGGTAGCCCGACTCGCCGACGAGGTGGACGCGGGCACCGCCGCCGGAATCCATCTGGAAGGCCCGTGGCTGAACCCGGCCCGCCGCGGCGCGCACGCGCAACGGCAGCTGCGCGATCCGGACCTCGCGGAGATCGACGCGCTGCTGCGCGCGGGCCGCGGCGCGATCCGGATGGTGACGATCGCACCGGAACTACCCGGCGCGCTGGCGGCGATCGAACGGCTGGTGGCCGCGAATGTCGTTGTCGCCGTGGGACATACGGACGCGACCTATGAGCAGACGAAGGCCGCGATCGATGCGGGCGCCAGCGTCGGCACCCACCTGTTCAACGCGATGCGCCCGCTCGGCCACCGGGAACCGGGACCGACCCTCGCGCTGCTCGAAAATCCCGGTGTGACGGTCGAACTCATCGCCGACGGCGTGCACCTGCATCCGTCGCTGCCGGCACATCTGGTGCGCAGCATCGGTGCCGAGCGGATCGCTCTGGTCACCGACGCCATGGCCGCGGCGGGCGCCGCCGACGGGGAGTACCGGCTCGGTCCGGTCGAGGTGACCGTGGCATGCGGTGTCGCGCACGTCACCGGGACGTCGACCATCGCGGGCAGCACCGCGACCATGCATCAACTCTTCCGTACCGCCGCGCGCACCGCCGGACCCGATCCGGATGCGGCGCTCGTCGCGGCCGTCCGGATGACGGCGGCGACACCGGCCGCCGCATTGGGCCTGACCGAGGTCGGTCAGCTGCGTCCGGGGCTGCGGGCCGATCTCGTGCTGCTGAATCGGGAGTTGGATCTGGTCGGCGTCATGCGGCGCGGCATACTCGAGGCGGTGTAG
- a CDS encoding GntR family transcriptional regulator yields MGNDTGAALRSTQPQPRYYDTKLALRELIGTMRSSSPLPPERTLAEQLGTSRTTLRKALAELAAEGVLRRVQGSGTFVAPPKVVHIRQLTSLTDDLQARGQQIGSQILSLTRVPADETVAEQLAIAPGRRVHRLERLRSVADEPLVFEIAYLADRLPKLERHLTEKGSLYATLRECYGIEVAAVEDTVETALTTPTEANLLHVATGSPILLVHRRACDPAGRPIEWTRSAFRGDRFRFVARA; encoded by the coding sequence ATGGGTAACGACACCGGGGCCGCCCTGCGATCCACGCAGCCCCAGCCCCGCTATTACGACACCAAACTGGCCCTGCGCGAGCTCATCGGCACGATGCGGTCGTCGAGCCCGCTCCCGCCGGAACGCACACTCGCCGAACAACTCGGCACGTCACGGACCACGCTGCGCAAAGCGCTCGCCGAACTCGCCGCCGAGGGGGTGCTGCGCCGGGTACAGGGCAGCGGCACCTTCGTCGCGCCGCCGAAGGTGGTGCACATCCGGCAGCTGACCTCGCTCACCGATGATCTGCAGGCCCGCGGCCAGCAGATCGGCTCCCAAATCCTGTCGCTGACGCGGGTGCCCGCCGACGAGACCGTCGCCGAACAACTCGCCATCGCCCCCGGCCGCCGGGTGCACCGCCTCGAGCGCCTGCGCTCGGTCGCGGATGAACCACTGGTCTTCGAAATCGCCTATCTTGCCGACCGATTGCCGAAGCTGGAACGGCATCTCACCGAGAAGGGTTCGCTCTATGCCACCCTGCGCGAGTGCTACGGCATCGAGGTGGCCGCGGTGGAGGACACCGTCGAAACCGCGCTCACCACACCCACCGAGGCGAATCTGCTGCACGTCGCGACCGGATCGCCGATTCTGCTCGTCCACCGGCGCGCCTGCGATCCGGCCGGACGCCCGATCGAATGGACCCGTTCGGCCTTCCGCGGCGACCGATTCCGATTCGTCGCCCGCGCCTGA
- a CDS encoding N-acetylglucosamine kinase has translation MNAVLGLDIGGSKTMAVLAEAGIVIARARAGSANIASVGRAEAGRQLDVILEAVGEHDIRAVCAGAAGADTPEMRDRLRELLSERLPHAEIQVVHDSELVLAAAGVDEGVVLISGTGSVAWGRYAGRTARAGGWGYQLGDQGSGYWVARQAVRAALARIDRGEPADRLGLAMAAECGLRSTEQLLEHFYNNSDRRYWARRAHVVLELAAAGDPVARAIVAQAVTDLADLVGTVTGRLRCAGPVIAAGGLAVNEPLLQRELRRTLAERGIDDMRVLDADPVHGALRLARGLLETCQPHQGVK, from the coding sequence ATGAACGCCGTTCTCGGACTGGATATCGGCGGCTCGAAAACGATGGCGGTGCTGGCCGAGGCCGGGATCGTCATCGCGCGGGCGCGGGCGGGCAGTGCCAATATCGCCTCGGTCGGCCGGGCCGAAGCGGGCCGTCAGCTCGACGTGATCCTGGAAGCCGTTGGCGAGCACGACATTCGGGCGGTGTGCGCGGGAGCCGCGGGCGCGGATACCCCGGAGATGCGCGACCGGTTGCGGGAGCTGCTGTCAGAACGGTTGCCGCACGCGGAGATTCAGGTGGTGCACGACAGCGAGCTGGTGCTCGCCGCCGCCGGGGTGGACGAGGGCGTCGTGCTCATCTCGGGGACCGGCTCGGTCGCCTGGGGCAGGTACGCCGGGCGCACGGCACGTGCGGGCGGCTGGGGTTATCAGCTGGGTGATCAGGGCAGCGGGTACTGGGTGGCCCGCCAGGCGGTGCGCGCCGCGCTGGCCCGGATCGACCGCGGCGAACCCGCGGACCGTCTCGGGTTGGCCATGGCCGCCGAATGCGGTCTGCGCTCTACGGAACAACTGCTCGAACACTTCTACAACAACTCCGACCGCAGATACTGGGCTCGGCGCGCGCACGTGGTGCTCGAACTGGCGGCGGCCGGTGATCCGGTGGCGCGGGCGATCGTCGCTCAGGCGGTCACCGACCTCGCCGATCTCGTCGGCACCGTCACCGGCAGGCTGCGCTGCGCCGGACCGGTGATCGCCGCGGGCGGACTCGCGGTGAACGAACCGCTGCTGCAACGCGAACTGCGTCGCACCCTGGCCGAGCGGGGTATCGACGATATGCGGGTACTCGATGCCGACCCGGTGCACGGCGCACTGCGGCTGGCGCGGGGCCTGCTCGAAACTTGCCAACCACATCAAGGAGTGAAATGA
- a CDS encoding maltokinase N-terminal cap-like domain-containing protein, translating to MAIVHDTTMRPTKLELLTRWLPTRPWYVGERTPVLAKAGGFRVDDPAGAVGIEFLVLIDSSAAEPATYHVPMTYRGEPLEGADFALIGTSEHGVLGTRWLYDATRDPVFLEQAVRLLAAVAVPQDQNVSNKADPSVQVRVLELGSPAAGFDAAAVTDTDLYTEIVLETGRLLIHRRLGIGGVADAPGQARVRWWTLEGLSADDVFLSAVPS from the coding sequence ATGGCGATCGTGCACGACACCACCATGCGGCCCACCAAGCTCGAATTGCTGACCCGGTGGCTGCCGACCCGTCCCTGGTACGTCGGCGAGCGGACGCCGGTCCTTGCCAAGGCGGGCGGCTTTCGCGTCGATGATCCGGCAGGCGCGGTCGGGATCGAATTCCTGGTCCTCATCGACAGCTCCGCCGCCGAACCGGCCACATACCACGTTCCCATGACCTATCGTGGCGAGCCGCTGGAGGGCGCCGACTTCGCGCTGATCGGCACCTCCGAACACGGCGTGTTGGGCACCCGATGGTTGTACGACGCCACCCGCGATCCGGTATTCCTAGAACAGGCCGTTCGCCTGCTCGCCGCCGTCGCCGTGCCACAGGATCAGAATGTCAGCAATAAGGCCGACCCATCGGTGCAGGTGCGTGTTCTCGAACTCGGTTCTCCCGCAGCCGGTTTCGACGCGGCCGCGGTCACCGACACCGATCTGTACACCGAGATCGTCCTCGAGACCGGGCGTCTGCTGATACATCGCCGTCTCGGTATCGGTGGCGTCGCGGACGCGCCCGGCCAGGCGCGCGTGCGGTGGTGGACGCTCGAAGGCCTATCCGCCGACGATGTCTTCCTGAGCGCGGTCCCGTCCTGA
- the thiD gene encoding bifunctional hydroxymethylpyrimidine kinase/phosphomethylpyrimidine kinase produces MRLLPLPPDGRTPARVLTIGGTDSGGSAGIQADSRTMALLGVHACVAVAAVTVQNSLRVSDFHEIPPQTVADQVRVVVQDIGIGAAKTGMLASAGIIEAVAEVCGAVGIGGDGTIPLVVDPVAASIHGDPLLHASALDALRHTLIPLATVVTPNLDEVRLLTGIEVVDDRTARRAAESLHTLGQRWTIVKGGHLRTSAFSTDLLYDGEKFHELSAPRIATVHDHGAGDTLATATACAIAHGHDIPSAVALAKEWTTRSLSASYPLGAGHGPVSALWRLREP; encoded by the coding sequence GTGAGACTTTTGCCGTTGCCGCCGGATGGCCGGACCCCGGCCCGGGTACTGACCATCGGCGGAACCGATTCCGGCGGCAGTGCGGGCATCCAGGCCGATTCCCGCACCATGGCGCTGCTCGGCGTGCACGCCTGCGTGGCGGTGGCCGCAGTGACCGTGCAGAATTCGTTGCGCGTCAGCGATTTCCACGAGATCCCACCGCAGACGGTCGCCGATCAGGTGCGAGTTGTCGTGCAGGACATCGGGATCGGCGCCGCGAAGACCGGAATGCTGGCCTCCGCGGGCATCATCGAAGCGGTCGCCGAGGTGTGCGGTGCGGTCGGTATCGGCGGGGACGGGACGATCCCGCTGGTGGTCGATCCGGTCGCGGCCTCCATCCACGGCGACCCGCTGCTGCACGCCTCCGCGCTGGATGCCTTGCGGCACACGCTGATTCCGCTCGCCACCGTGGTGACCCCGAATCTGGACGAGGTGCGCCTGCTCACCGGAATCGAGGTCGTCGACGACCGCACCGCGCGCCGGGCCGCCGAATCCCTGCACACGCTGGGGCAGCGCTGGACGATCGTGAAGGGCGGCCACCTGCGCACCTCCGCCTTCAGCACCGACCTGCTCTACGACGGCGAAAAATTCCACGAGCTGTCCGCGCCCCGCATCGCCACCGTGCACGATCACGGCGCGGGCGACACCCTCGCCACCGCGACCGCCTGCGCCATCGCCCACGGCCACGACATCCCCTCGGCCGTCGCCTTGGCGAAGGAATGGACCACCCGCTCCCTGAGCGCGTCCTACCCGCTCGGCGCAGGCCACGGCCCGGTCTCGGCCCTGTGGCGCCTGCGCGAGCCCTGA
- a CDS encoding PPOX class F420-dependent oxidoreductase has product MLADPARRPGSSGAGGSVAAVSEEISRSHYVLLTTYRRDGTAVGSPLWAVEDSGRLYLWTETDSFKVRRIRRDPAVTVQPCTFRGATHGAPRRGRAELLDEAGTDRVRKMLAHKYGMWGWLAVRWPWPSYFRPSKKLFRDIVTGNRPATIGIEIAFDPA; this is encoded by the coding sequence ATGCTTGCGGATCCCGCACGTCGGCCGGGATCATCGGGCGCGGGCGGTAGCGTTGCTGCTGTGTCCGAGGAGATTTCGCGATCGCACTATGTGTTGTTGACGACGTACCGGCGGGATGGTACCGCGGTGGGGTCGCCGTTGTGGGCGGTCGAGGATTCGGGTCGGCTATATCTGTGGACCGAGACGGATTCGTTCAAGGTCCGGCGCATCCGGCGCGATCCGGCGGTGACCGTGCAGCCCTGTACATTTCGCGGTGCCACCCACGGTGCGCCGCGGCGCGGCCGCGCCGAACTGCTCGACGAGGCGGGTACCGATCGAGTGCGAAAGATGTTGGCGCACAAGTACGGGATGTGGGGTTGGCTGGCGGTGCGCTGGCCGTGGCCGTCGTATTTCCGGCCGTCCAAGAAGCTGTTCCGCGATATCGTGACCGGCAATCGGCCGGCGACGATCGGCATCGAGATCGCCTTCGATCCGGCCTAG